CGCGCGGCGCCGGTCGATGCAGGCGTGTCCGCAGGTAGTCCGTGTAAGGAGCAATTTCGGGGTGCGAGCCGCCCAGCGCTTCCAGAGCGAGCGCGGCATCTCCCAAGGAGCCGGTGACGAAAATCGCATCGCCCGGTTGCGCGCCGATGCGCCTGAGAGCGCCGCCTTCGGGAAGGATCCCGTGGGCGGTCACCGAAACCGTGAGCGGCCCGCGGGAAATGTTACCCCCGACCAAATCGAGCGCATGCCGGCGGGCCAGGTGAAAAAATCCGCCGGAAAAACGCTCAAGCCATTTCTCATCTGCCTGGGGCAGCGTCAGCGCAAGCGTGGCGCAGAGCGGCTCGGCGCCCATCGCGGCCAGATCGCTCAGGCTGACCGCCAAAGCTTTGTGACCAATTGCTTCGGGCTCGGCGTCATCGGAAAAGTGCGTGCCCGCTACCAGGGTGTCGACCGTGATCGCGAGGTCTCGGCAACCCGGCACACGCAGGATAGCCGCATCGTCACCGACCCCGATGACCACCTCGGGGCGATCCGGTGGCCGCGGGCGGAAATAGCGGTCAATGATCTCGAATTCCGAGAGCGCCACGGAGCGGGTTAACTCGGCCGTACGCGGAGTTTTTCGTGGGCGGGCTAGCCGCGCGACAGCGCGCGCATCTCAGCCGATCTGGATGTTCCCACCACCTTGTCGAGGACGCCGTTGACATACTTATGGGCTTCTGCGGCGCCAAACATTTTGGTCAATTCGATGGCTTCGTTGATGACCACACGCCAGGGTATTTCAGGGCTATACCTCAATTCGTACGCGCCGATCAGGAGGATCCCGCGTTCTATAGGATCGAGCTCCTGAAACGGGCGATCGAGAGCGTCCTGTAAATCGGATTGTAATTCGTGTACGTGCGCCGGGATTTCACGCGTGAGTGTCGAAAAGTAATCCATGTCCACGTTCACCAGCTCACGCTCGGCGACAAATTCCTTAATGATATCGCGCGGATCGTGTCCCGCCAGTTGCCATTGATAAAGGGCCTGCACGGCGCAGCGCCGCGCGCGCACGCGGCCGCGGATAGGGGTAGTCATAGGCGTAATTTACGCGTGAGCGAGATCATTTCGATTGCGGTCAGCGCGGCATCGGCCCCGCGGTTCCCCGCCTTGCCGCCGGCCCGCTCGATAGCCTGCTCGACAGTTTCTACCGTCAAAACAGCGAACACAACCGGAATACTTGAGCCGAGGCTGACCTTGGCCAGCCCGGTGGCGCAGGCCGCAGCGATGTGCTCAAAATGAGCCGTGGCTCCGCGGATGATGGCGCCTAGCGCAATGATCGCATCGAACTTAGCGCTTCCCGCCATGGTTTTGGCAATGAGCGGCATCTCCCATGCGCCGGGGACGTTTACGCGGGTGATATCGCGCTCCGGAACCCCGTGGCGGCGCAACGTCTCCACGCATCCGCTTACCAGGTTTTCAACGATAAAGGCGTTAAACCGGCTCGCGATGATCCCGAATCGCGCCGGCGGATCCAAAAGCGCCTGGCCGGCGATGGTGATGATGTCACCCATAACGTGTACCCGCTCGATCTTTAATTCACGTATTCTACGACTTCCAAGCCGAAACCGGAGAGCGAGTGGATGCGTTTAGGCGCACTCAGGACCCGCATCTTGCGCACGCCGAGGTCGGCGAGGATCTGTGCCCCCAGGCCGATCGTTCGTAGATTGTCCGGCTTGTGGCGGCTTCCGTGTGACTCGGCCGCGCTTCGCTCCTCGAAGCTATCGATCTGGCGGATGAGATCCGCCGCCTCGATTTGGTTGCAGAGGATGACGACGACACCGCTCGATTCTCGCGCGATGCGTATGAGCACATCGCGCAAGCGCCAGCCGCATTCCTCCCGCAGGCTCCCGGTTAAATCACAAAGCGGATTGTTGATATGCACACGAACCAGCGCCGGTTGCTGTGCGTCGATGGGGCCCTTGACCAGCGCGAGGTGGAGGCTCTTGCCGATTTGGTCTTGAAAGGCTACGAGCCGAAATTCTCCGAACTCGGTTGTCAATGCGCTCTCGGCGACCCGATCGACGGTCTTCTCGTGTTGCATCCTGAAACGGATGAGATCGGAGATGGTTCCGATTTTCAAGCCGTGCTGCTCAGCGATCAGTTCGAGATCGGGCCGCCGGGCCATCGTGCCGTCGTCTTTTAAAATCTCAACGATCACAGCGGCGGGTTCGAAACCCGCGAGACGGGCGAAATCACAACCGGCCTCCGTATGCCCGGCGCGGGTCAAAACGCTACCCGATTGGGCCATGAGCGGCAGCACATGGCCGGGTTGAACGAGATCGTCCGGTTTGGCATCCGGTGCCACGGCGGTGCGTATTGTCAAGGCACGATCCGCGGCCGAGATCCCCGTGGTTACGCCGCGGGCGGCTTCGATCGATACCGTGAAATTAGTGGTGTGGCGGTAGTAGGTATCGCGTACCATCAGGGGGAGATTGAGCTGTTGACAACGCTCCCTGGTGAGAGTCAAGCAGATGAGTCCGCGCCCATGGCGCGCCATGAAATTGATGTCCTCGGGCCGGACGCAACTGGCCGCGATCAAGAAATCGCCTTCGTTCTCACGGTCCTCGTCATCCATGATGATGACCATTTTGCCGTCGCGGATTTCGTCGATGATCTGTTCAGTGGCTTGTATCGGCATCTGTGATCCAAGAGCGCGGCGCGTTCCAAACCGTCGGCGGTTCAGCTTACGCCTATTGTACTGAAGTGTAGGTCATGAGGCGTTCGACATACCGCGCAATGAGATCGACTTCGATATTAACGGCCATCCCGGCGCGATAGCCGGCGGCAACGGTCGCCTGGAGCGTATGCGGAATAAGCATAACATCGAATGCGCCGCCCGCGGCATCGTTGACGGTGAGGCTCACGCCGTCCACGGCAACCGAACCCTTGCGGCTCAGGTATTTCGCCAACGCATCCGGTATGCCGATTCTAAGCCGAACCGTGGATCCATCCTGAATGCAATCCGTAATCGCGCCCATGCCATCCACGTGACCGGTCACGATGTGGCCGCCGAGGAGCCCACCCAGGGCGAGGGCCTTCTCAAGGTTAACCCGGGCGCCGGGCCGGAGGCTCCCTAGCGTCGTTCGAGCGAGTGTCTCTGGCGATAAGTCCATGTCGATACGGCGGTCACGATAGCTGAGCACCGTGAGGCAGCATCCGTTCACCGCCAGGCTATCACCGCTTTGGAGGTGGCTCAGGTCGAGGCTCCCCGGATCGAGCGAGAGGCGGGCGGTGCCGTGACCGGACTGCAACGAAATGACGTGTCCTAGCGCTTGGATGATTCCAGTAAACATGGGGACGATGATGGCTCGCAACTCAGAGCTTGTGGCGATAGTTTACCCGCGCAATCACCCGCACATCGGGTCCTATGGCGCGGGTGTCGAGGATCGACAGCTCGATGCATTCTGCCATCGTTGCGATCGTGTCGAGGCGCGCCATCGGCAGCGCTTTACTTCCCATCAGCTTGGGGGCGATATAGATAACGATCTCATCGACGAGACGGGCTTGCAGTAAGGCGCCGTTCAGGGTGGGCCCCGCTTCGACCAGGATCTCATTGAACTCCAGTCTTCCGAGATGGTTGAGCATCGATTCGAGATCGAGGCGCTCTCCACGCATCGCGCTCGCGATGATCTCGGCGCCGTTGGCAATGCCCGTCGCGGACTTATCCCGCTCGCCGTTCCCCGTAAGAACCAAAATGCGGCCCGGTTCGGACAGCATCTTCGCAGTCCCCGGAAACCGCAACCTGGAGTCTAAAACAACGCGCACGGGTTGGCGGAATTCCGCCGCTCGGAAAGGGCTCCGCACCGTCAGCAGCGGATCATCTACCAGCACCGTGCCGATGCCGGTCATGACAGCGCTGCTTTGCGCTCTTAAACGTTGCACGTCAGCGCGGGCCGGAGCGGACGTGATCCATTGGCTGGCGCCGGAGTGCAGCGCGACTCGGCCATCGATGCTGATCGCGATCTTGGAGGTCACAAACGGCAGGCCGTGTTGCATGCGTTTGATGAACCCGCGGTTCAGCGCGATCGCCTGCTCCGCCAGCACGCCGGTCTGCACAGGTATTCCGGCTTGCTTTAAGGCGAGCAAGCCGTGGCCGTTGACCCGCGGGTTGGGATCGAGCGTCGCGGCGACGACGCGCGCGACGCCGGCTCGAATCAGCGCCTCCGTGCACGCGGGCGTTTTACCATGGAAGCAGCAAGGTTCCAGATTGACATAACAGGTCGCGCCCCGCGCGCGTTCTCCCGCGGCGTTGAGGGCCAGCACTTCCGCATGGGCTTCTCCCGCAAACCGGTGCCAACCCTCGCCGACGATAAGACCGTGGTGCGCAAGGACACAGCCAACCCGGGGATTGGGATGGGCTGTGCACAGGCCGCGGCGCGCCAGCGACAAGGCGCGCGCCATGAACCGATAGTCCTCCGCGGAGAAATCAGGCACGGGGCTCTACCTCGCGGGGTCCTTCCCGAGACGTTCGATCTCGTCGACGAAAGCTTGGACGTCTTGGAAGCTCCGGTACACGGAGGCGAAGCGCACGAAGGCGACGCGGTCCAGGGACCGCAACTGTTCCATGACCAGATCTCCGATGAGCCGCGCAGCCACCTCCCGCTCACCGCCGGAGCGCAAGCTTCGTTTGATCTCGGCGAGGGCGTGCTCGACGCGCTCGCCCGGCACCGGGCGCTTTTCGAGCGCGCGCAGCAGCCCGGTGCGAAGCTTCTCTTCTCTAAAGGGTTCCCGGCGCCCATCGGACTTGATAACGCGCGGCAGGTTC
This portion of the Pseudomonadota bacterium genome encodes:
- the ribBA gene encoding bifunctional 3,4-dihydroxy-2-butanone-4-phosphate synthase/GTP cyclohydrolase II, with the translated sequence MPIQATEQIIDEIRDGKMVIIMDDEDRENEGDFLIAASCVRPEDINFMARHGRGLICLTLTRERCQQLNLPLMVRDTYYRHTTNFTVSIEAARGVTTGISAADRALTIRTAVAPDAKPDDLVQPGHVLPLMAQSGSVLTRAGHTEAGCDFARLAGFEPAAVIVEILKDDGTMARRPDLELIAEQHGLKIGTISDLIRFRMQHEKTVDRVAESALTTEFGEFRLVAFQDQIGKSLHLALVKGPIDAQQPALVRVHINNPLCDLTGSLREECGWRLRDVLIRIARESSGVVVILCNQIEAADLIRQIDSFEERSAAESHGSRHKPDNLRTIGLGAQILADLGVRKMRVLSAPKRIHSLSGFGLEVVEYVN
- the nrdR gene encoding transcriptional regulator NrdR → MRCPFCTEPETRVIDSRLVGEGDQIRRRRECTACQERFTTYEAAELNLPRVIKSDGRREPFREEKLRTGLLRALEKRPVPGERVEHALAEIKRSLRSGGEREVAARLIGDLVMEQLRSLDRVAFVRFASVYRSFQDVQAFVDEIERLGKDPAR
- a CDS encoding riboflavin synthase; this encodes MFTGIIQALGHVISLQSGHGTARLSLDPGSLDLSHLQSGDSLAVNGCCLTVLSYRDRRIDMDLSPETLARTTLGSLRPGARVNLEKALALGGLLGGHIVTGHVDGMGAITDCIQDGSTVRLRIGIPDALAKYLSRKGSVAVDGVSLTVNDAAGGAFDVMLIPHTLQATVAAGYRAGMAVNIEVDLIARYVERLMTYTSVQ
- the nusB gene encoding transcription antitermination factor NusB, with translation MTTPIRGRVRARRCAVQALYQWQLAGHDPRDIIKEFVAERELVNVDMDYFSTLTREIPAHVHELQSDLQDALDRPFQELDPIERGILLIGAYELRYSPEIPWRVVINEAIELTKMFGAAEAHKYVNGVLDKVVGTSRSAEMRALSRG
- the thiL gene encoding thiamine-phosphate kinase; the encoded protein is MALSEFEIIDRYFRPRPPDRPEVVIGVGDDAAILRVPGCRDLAITVDTLVAGTHFSDDAEPEAIGHKALAVSLSDLAAMGAEPLCATLALTLPQADEKWLERFSGGFFHLARRHALDLVGGNISRGPLTVSVTAHGILPEGGALRRIGAQPGDAIFVTGSLGDAALALEALGGSHPEIAPYTDYLRTRLHRPAPRVAQGVLLRSLASSAIDVSDGLATDLGHILAANAVGAVIELDRLPRSSALQALPELPRQWELALGGGEDYELCFTVPEIQADKLGPDLGGVWITRIGQIQRREGLRFIDPRGTAFVPRFHGFRHF
- the ribD gene encoding bifunctional diaminohydroxyphosphoribosylaminopyrimidine deaminase/5-amino-6-(5-phosphoribosylamino)uracil reductase RibD; this translates as MARALSLARRGLCTAHPNPRVGCVLAHHGLIVGEGWHRFAGEAHAEVLALNAAGERARGATCYVNLEPCCFHGKTPACTEALIRAGVARVVAATLDPNPRVNGHGLLALKQAGIPVQTGVLAEQAIALNRGFIKRMQHGLPFVTSKIAISIDGRVALHSGASQWITSAPARADVQRLRAQSSAVMTGIGTVLVDDPLLTVRSPFRAAEFRQPVRVVLDSRLRFPGTAKMLSEPGRILVLTGNGERDKSATGIANGAEIIASAMRGERLDLESMLNHLGRLEFNEILVEAGPTLNGALLQARLVDEIVIYIAPKLMGSKALPMARLDTIATMAECIELSILDTRAIGPDVRVIARVNYRHKL
- the ribE gene encoding 6,7-dimethyl-8-ribityllumazine synthase — translated: MGDIITIAGQALLDPPARFGIIASRFNAFIVENLVSGCVETLRRHGVPERDITRVNVPGAWEMPLIAKTMAGSAKFDAIIALGAIIRGATAHFEHIAAACATGLAKVSLGSSIPVVFAVLTVETVEQAIERAGGKAGNRGADAALTAIEMISLTRKLRL